One genomic region from Nostoc sphaeroides encodes:
- the cbiT gene encoding precorrin-6Y C5,15-methyltransferase subunit CbiT, with protein MPSQLWPYITPGIPDELFENLPGIPLSQREVRLLLIAQLRLKSDSVLWDIGAGTGTIPVEVGLLCPDGKIIAIERDEEVANLIKRNCDRFDVKNVEVIEGSAPECLHDLKVTPHRVCIEGGRPIQEILQAAWHYLPPSGRVVATAANLESLYAISQSFSLLRARNIEVVQSAVNRLETRGYSQTFTAVDPIFILSGEKLD; from the coding sequence ATGCCCTCCCAACTTTGGCCTTATATTACCCCTGGTATTCCCGATGAATTGTTTGAAAATTTGCCAGGAATTCCCCTGAGTCAGCGAGAAGTCCGATTACTGTTAATTGCCCAACTGCGACTAAAATCAGATTCTGTTTTGTGGGATATTGGCGCAGGGACAGGTACAATTCCGGTAGAGGTGGGGCTATTGTGTCCAGACGGAAAGATTATCGCTATAGAAAGGGATGAAGAAGTAGCTAATCTGATCAAGCGGAACTGCGATCGCTTTGATGTGAAAAACGTCGAAGTAATTGAAGGTAGCGCCCCAGAGTGTTTACACGATCTTAAAGTTACACCTCACCGGGTTTGTATCGAGGGAGGACGCCCCATTCAAGAGATTCTGCAAGCAGCATGGCATTATTTGCCCCCATCCGGTCGGGTTGTAGCCACAGCTGCTAATCTAGAAAGTCTGTATGCTATTTCTCAGAGCTTTTCTCTGTTAAGGGCTAGAAATATCGAAGTCGTTCAGTCTGCGGTTAACCGCTTAGAGACGCGTGGCTATTCTCAAACCTTTACCGCCGTTGATCCCATTTTTATCCTCAGTGGTGAGAAACTAGACTAA
- a CDS encoding serine/threonine protein kinase has translation MIGEILGDRYEVQQLLGKKAGRRTLLARDLQTQELVVIKLLSFGDDFEWDSLKLFEREAETLKSLSHPLIPQYLNYFEVNLPTIKGFALVQTYIRAKTLEQYLQTGRTFTETEVKQIAKALLEILIYLHELHPPVIHRDIKPSNILLGERSGNSVGQVYLVDFGSVQTVLATETGTRTVVGTYGYMPPEQFGGRTVAASDLYSLGATLIYLMTGNHPADLPQKDFRIQFEQAANVSPSFSKWLKWMIEPSLEGRFSSAAGAIAALDKPQATLPALVVRKPDGSKIQLTKNWDSLEIIIPPAGLHESIVFTGLFAIVWNSFVLIWTINALSIMPFPGNIPFALFSLPFWGAGFMMMYKFIFNLFGSIYLRLNPEQITLTWELFSWKFERPRPSPRQSVNKLVYIPKHFIKGSKDTRVAVPAQLYICSGLKKYQIGGNDGGIKSEVELEWLAHELSEWLGLPITNPMGSELS, from the coding sequence ATGATCGGCGAAATATTAGGCGATCGCTACGAAGTTCAGCAGCTATTAGGAAAAAAAGCAGGGCGGCGGACTTTGTTAGCTCGTGATTTGCAAACTCAGGAATTAGTTGTCATCAAGTTACTCTCTTTTGGTGATGATTTTGAATGGGATTCACTTAAGCTGTTTGAGCGGGAAGCTGAAACTTTAAAATCTTTGTCACATCCCTTAATACCTCAGTATTTAAACTATTTTGAGGTAAATTTACCAACCATTAAAGGATTTGCCCTGGTACAAACTTATATAAGAGCAAAAACTTTAGAGCAATACTTACAAACCGGGCGAACTTTTACAGAAACTGAAGTCAAACAGATAGCCAAAGCGCTTTTAGAGATTCTTATTTACCTACATGAGCTACATCCGCCTGTAATTCACCGTGATATTAAGCCTAGCAATATTTTATTAGGGGAGCGTTCTGGTAATAGTGTTGGTCAAGTTTATTTGGTAGATTTTGGCTCAGTACAGACTGTCCTCGCCACAGAAACCGGGACAAGAACTGTGGTAGGAACTTATGGCTATATGCCACCAGAGCAATTTGGCGGACGGACTGTTGCAGCATCTGACCTTTATAGTTTAGGCGCAACGTTAATTTATTTAATGACGGGTAATCACCCAGCCGATTTACCGCAAAAGGATTTTCGCATTCAGTTTGAACAAGCGGCTAATGTGAGTCCCAGCTTTAGCAAGTGGCTAAAGTGGATGATTGAACCCAGTTTAGAAGGGCGTTTTAGTTCTGCTGCTGGTGCGATCGCAGCCTTAGACAAACCACAAGCGACATTACCTGCTTTAGTTGTTCGTAAACCAGACGGGAGTAAGATTCAACTAACCAAAAATTGGGATTCTCTAGAAATTATCATTCCACCAGCTGGTTTGCATGAATCAATAGTATTCACAGGTTTATTTGCGATCGTCTGGAATTCATTTGTCCTAATTTGGACAATTAACGCTCTCTCAATAATGCCTTTTCCTGGCAACATCCCCTTTGCCTTGTTCTCACTTCCTTTTTGGGGTGCTGGCTTTATGATGATGTATAAATTTATCTTTAATTTGTTTGGAAGCATCTACTTACGCCTGAATCCAGAACAAATTACTCTAACCTGGGAGTTGTTTAGTTGGAAGTTTGAGCGTCCCCGTCCATCTCCAAGGCAAAGTGTGAATAAGTTGGTTTACATTCCAAAACACTTTATTAAAGGCTCTAAAGACACTAGAGTTGCCGTTCCAGCACAATTATATATTTGCTCAGGATTAAAAAAATATCAGATTGGTGGAAACGATGGCGGTATTAAATCCGAAGTAGAACTTGAATGGTTAGCTCATGAATTAAGTGAGTGGTTAGGTTTGCCAATTACCAATCCAATGGGAAGTGAGTTGAGCTAA
- a CDS encoding NAD(P)-dependent alcohol dehydrogenase, producing the protein MIKSLGYAAQSASTPLGLFTFERRELGPHDVQIEILYCGVCHSDLHTVANEWKGTVYPVVPGHEIVGRVVKIGEQVSKFKVGETAGVGCMVDSCRTCPNCRESFEQYCDNEIIFTYNSPEKQTGKTTYGGYSNQIVVDENYVLRVSEKLDLAGVAPLLCAGITTYSPLRYWKVGKGDKVGIVGLGGLGHMGLKLAHAFGAYTVLFTTSSGKTEDAKRLGADEVVISKNSDEMNKHINSFDFILNTVSVSHNLDAYTQLLKRGGTLCLLGVPENPHPSPNIGNLIFKRRVIAGSMIGGIQETQEMLDFCAEHNIVSDIELIPIQKINQAYERMVKSDVKYRFVIDMASLKEE; encoded by the coding sequence GTGATTAAGAGTCTTGGATACGCTGCCCAAAGTGCAAGTACACCACTAGGCTTGTTCACTTTTGAGCGGCGAGAGTTAGGGCCGCACGACGTACAGATTGAGATCCTTTACTGTGGCGTGTGTCACTCGGATCTGCATACAGTCGCTAATGAGTGGAAAGGGACGGTTTACCCAGTCGTACCTGGACATGAGATTGTTGGTCGTGTAGTGAAGATTGGTGAGCAGGTTTCCAAGTTTAAGGTAGGCGAGACTGCGGGCGTTGGTTGTATGGTCGATTCTTGTCGCACCTGTCCAAATTGCCGTGAGAGTTTTGAGCAGTACTGTGATAACGAAATTATCTTCACCTACAACAGCCCAGAGAAGCAGACAGGGAAAACGACTTACGGCGGTTATTCAAACCAGATAGTCGTGGATGAAAATTACGTGCTACGCGTTTCGGAAAAGCTGGATCTCGCTGGCGTCGCACCCCTGTTGTGTGCGGGGATCACGACGTACTCGCCTTTGCGCTACTGGAAAGTTGGCAAAGGCGATAAGGTGGGTATCGTCGGACTTGGTGGGTTGGGACACATGGGGCTAAAATTAGCCCACGCTTTTGGTGCTTACACTGTCCTGTTCACAACATCGTCAGGGAAGACCGAAGATGCCAAGCGCCTTGGAGCCGATGAGGTTGTCATTTCAAAAAACAGCGATGAGATGAACAAGCATATCAACAGCTTCGACTTCATTCTCAACACAGTTTCGGTATCGCACAACCTGGATGCGTACACTCAGTTGCTTAAGCGTGGTGGTACGCTGTGCTTGCTTGGTGTACCGGAAAATCCGCACCCATCACCCAATATCGGTAACTTGATTTTTAAGCGCCGAGTAATTGCCGGTTCGATGATTGGCGGGATTCAGGAGACACAAGAAATGCTCGACTTTTGCGCTGAACACAATATCGTCAGTGACATCGAACTTATCCCGATTCAGAAAATCAATCAAGCATACGAGCGGATGGTAAAAAGCGATGTGAAGTACCGCTTTGTGATTGACATGGCATCGCTAAAAGAAGAGTAA
- the tatA gene encoding twin-arginine translocase TatA/TatE family subunit: MFGLGWPEIAVITIVAVLIFGPKKIPELGTALGKTLRGFKEEMKTPSDETNQEEEKQ, encoded by the coding sequence ATGTTTGGACTGGGATGGCCAGAAATAGCTGTAATTACCATAGTCGCTGTTCTAATTTTTGGCCCAAAAAAAATTCCCGAACTGGGAACCGCACTGGGCAAAACCCTACGAGGATTTAAGGAGGAGATGAAAACTCCCAGTGACGAAACTAATCAGGAAGAAGAAAAACAATAA
- the cphA gene encoding cyanophycin synthetase: protein MRILKIQTLRGPNYWSIRRHKLIVMRLDLENLAETPSNEIPGFYEGLVEALPSLEGHYCSPGCRGGFLMRVKEGTMIGHIVEHVALELQELAGMHVGFGRTRETATRGIYQVVIEYQNEEAGRYAGRAAVRLCQSIVDRGRYPKAELEQDIQDLKDFTRDASLGPSTEAIIKEAEKRGIPWMSLEARFLIQLGYGVNQKRMQATMTDNTSILGVELACDKEATKRILAAAGAPVPRGTVINFLDDLEQAIELVGGYPIVIKPVDGNHGRGITIDIRTWEEAEAGYEAARQVSRGIIVERYYVGRDHRVLVVNGKVVAVAERVPAHVIGNGRSTIAELIEETNLDPNRGEGHDNVLTKIELDRTSYQLLERQGYTLNSVPPKGTICYLRATANLSTGGSAVDRTDEIHPENRWLAQRVVKIIGLDIAGLDIVTTDISRPLREVDGVIVEVNAAPGFRMHVAPSVGISRNVAGAVMDMLFPNEQSGQIPILSITGTNGKTTTTRLLAHIYKQTGKVVGYTTTDGTYIGDYLVEAGDNTGPQSAHVILQDPTVEVAVLETARGGILRSGLGFEAANVGVVLNVAADHLGIGDIETIEQLANLKSVVAEAVFPDGYAVLNADDRRVAAMSEKTKANIAYFTMNPDSELVRKHIQKGGVAAVYENGYLSIVKGDWTHRIERAENIPLTMGGRAPFMIANALAATLAAFVQNVTIEQIRAGLKTFRASVSQTPGRMNLFNLGKYHALVDYAHNAASYEAVGSFVRNWTTGQRIGVIGGPGDRRDEDFVTLGKLAAQIFDYIIVKEDDDTRGRLRGSAAQLIIQGINEVKPDSRYESILDETQAINKGLDMAPDNSLVVILPESVTRAIKLIKLRGVVKEETHQQNPGTTIIDSQNGIAPSSVVNTLL, encoded by the coding sequence ATGAGAATCCTCAAGATCCAGACCTTACGCGGCCCAAACTATTGGAGCATTCGACGCCACAAGCTGATCGTCATGCGCCTCGATTTAGAAAACCTTGCCGAGACGCCCTCGAATGAAATCCCTGGCTTTTATGAAGGACTAGTTGAGGCGCTGCCGAGTCTGGAGGGTCATTATTGTTCTCCTGGCTGTCGTGGTGGTTTTCTGATGCGAGTCAAAGAAGGCACTATGATTGGTCATATCGTAGAACACGTAGCCCTAGAACTCCAGGAATTAGCTGGTATGCATGTTGGCTTTGGTCGCACCCGCGAAACAGCCACACGCGGAATTTACCAAGTAGTAATCGAGTATCAGAACGAGGAAGCAGGACGCTACGCTGGACGAGCCGCAGTCCGGCTATGCCAGAGTATCGTTGATCGAGGCCGTTATCCCAAGGCAGAACTAGAGCAAGATATCCAAGACCTGAAAGACTTCACCCGTGATGCTTCTTTAGGCCCCTCTACTGAAGCAATCATCAAAGAAGCAGAAAAAAGAGGTATTCCCTGGATGTCTCTGGAAGCCCGCTTTTTGATTCAGCTGGGCTACGGCGTGAATCAGAAGCGGATGCAGGCCACAATGACGGACAACACCAGCATTCTGGGCGTAGAACTAGCTTGTGATAAAGAAGCCACTAAACGCATCCTCGCTGCTGCTGGTGCGCCAGTACCCAGAGGTACAGTGATCAACTTCTTAGACGATTTGGAACAAGCCATTGAATTGGTTGGCGGCTATCCCATCGTCATCAAGCCAGTGGATGGCAATCATGGACGGGGGATCACCATTGATATCAGAACTTGGGAAGAAGCTGAAGCCGGATACGAAGCTGCTAGACAGGTTTCCCGAGGAATTATTGTCGAAAGATATTACGTTGGACGCGACCACAGGGTACTAGTCGTAAATGGCAAAGTAGTAGCAGTAGCCGAACGCGTCCCAGCTCATGTAATTGGCAACGGCAGATCCACCATTGCCGAACTGATTGAGGAAACAAACCTTGACCCAAATCGCGGTGAAGGACATGATAACGTCCTAACCAAGATTGAACTAGACCGCACCAGCTACCAACTCTTAGAAAGGCAAGGCTATACCCTAAATAGCGTACCACCCAAAGGCACGATTTGTTATCTCAGAGCAACAGCAAACTTAAGTACAGGTGGTAGCGCCGTAGACCGTACCGATGAAATTCACCCAGAAAACCGTTGGTTAGCACAACGGGTAGTCAAAATTATCGGTTTGGATATTGCCGGACTCGATATCGTCACCACGGATATTAGCCGTCCTCTGCGGGAAGTTGATGGCGTGATTGTCGAAGTTAACGCCGCTCCCGGCTTTCGGATGCACGTTGCCCCAAGTGTAGGTATCTCCCGCAACGTCGCTGGCGCAGTAATGGATATGCTGTTCCCCAACGAGCAATCTGGCCAAATTCCCATCCTTAGTATTACTGGCACTAACGGCAAAACTACTACAACCCGACTACTAGCACATATTTATAAACAGACTGGAAAGGTAGTCGGTTATACTACTACAGATGGAACATACATCGGTGATTATTTAGTAGAAGCTGGCGATAACACAGGCCCCCAAAGTGCCCACGTCATCCTCCAAGATCCCACAGTAGAAGTAGCGGTACTAGAAACGGCTCGCGGTGGCATTCTCCGCTCTGGATTGGGCTTTGAAGCCGCAAATGTGGGAGTAGTATTAAATGTAGCCGCCGACCACTTAGGAATTGGCGATATAGAGACCATTGAGCAGTTAGCTAACCTCAAGAGTGTAGTAGCGGAAGCCGTATTCCCGGATGGCTATGCGGTACTTAACGCCGACGATCGCAGAGTCGCCGCCATGTCAGAAAAAACTAAGGCTAATATTGCTTACTTCACAATGAACCCCGACTCGGAATTGGTGCGAAAGCACATCCAAAAGGGTGGAGTAGCAGCAGTGTATGAAAATGGCTATTTGTCAATTGTTAAAGGAGATTGGACACACCGCATAGAAAGAGCAGAAAATATACCTTTAACAATGGGCGGACGTGCGCCCTTTATGATTGCCAACGCTTTAGCAGCAACTTTGGCAGCATTCGTGCAAAACGTCACAATTGAGCAGATTCGTGCTGGTTTGAAGACCTTCCGGGCTTCAGTTAGTCAAACGCCAGGACGAATGAATTTATTTAATCTAGGGAAGTACCACGCTTTAGTAGATTATGCCCACAACGCAGCCAGTTACGAAGCTGTAGGTTCCTTTGTTCGGAATTGGACTACAGGGCAACGGATTGGCGTAATTGGTGGCCCAGGCGATCGCCGCGACGAAGACTTTGTTACTTTGGGCAAATTAGCAGCGCAAATTTTTGATTACATCATCGTCAAAGAAGACGATGACACACGGGGAAGACTACGGGGTTCAGCCGCCCAGTTGATTATTCAAGGCATCAACGAAGTTAAGCCTGATAGCCGCTATGAATCCATTCTGGATGAAACCCAAGCGATAAATAAAGGCTTAGACATGGCTCCTGATAACAGCCTGGTGGTAATTTTACCAGAAAGCGTGACTCGCGCTATTAAGTTAATTAAGCTGCGTGGTGTAGTTAAAGAAGAAACACACCAACAAAATCCCGGCACAACTATCATCGATTCCCAAAATGGAATAGCACCTTCTTCTGTTGTTAATACCCTGCTGTAG
- a CDS encoding cyanophycinase, whose protein sequence is MPQLQAKSLEMRTPQATKTAVLVIGGAEDKVHGREILRTFFGRAGASKAYITIIPSASREPAIIGGRYIRIFEEMGAQKVEILDIREREQCESSQIKASLEACSGVFLTGGDQLRLCGVLADTPAMEIIRQRVRAGQLTLAGTSAGAAVMGHHMIAGGGSGESPNRSLVDMATGLGFIPEVIVDQHFHNRNRMGRLISAIAAHPDRLGIGIDEDTCAVFERDGWLQVMGKGSVTIVDPTEATHTNEPHVGANEPLTVHNLRLHILSYGDRFHLYQRTVLPAVHRISS, encoded by the coding sequence ATGCCGCAATTACAAGCTAAATCGCTAGAAATGAGGACACCCCAAGCAACGAAAACCGCCGTTCTGGTTATTGGAGGTGCAGAAGATAAAGTTCATGGGCGCGAAATCCTAAGAACTTTTTTTGGACGCGCCGGTGCTAGTAAGGCTTATATTACAATTATTCCATCTGCCTCTCGCGAACCCGCCATCATCGGTGGTAGGTATATTCGCATTTTTGAAGAAATGGGTGCTCAGAAGGTAGAGATTTTAGACATCCGCGAACGGGAACAGTGTGAATCCTCCCAGATCAAAGCATCCTTAGAAGCCTGTAGTGGGGTATTTTTGACAGGAGGCGATCAGCTGCGTCTCTGTGGTGTATTGGCAGATACGCCAGCAATGGAAATTATTCGCCAGCGTGTGAGGGCGGGACAACTTACTTTAGCAGGCACGAGTGCAGGAGCAGCAGTGATGGGGCATCACATGATTGCTGGCGGCGGTAGTGGAGAGTCGCCAAATCGTTCCCTAGTTGATATGGCAACGGGTTTAGGGTTTATTCCTGAAGTCATCGTTGACCAACACTTTCACAACCGTAATCGCATGGGACGGCTGATTAGTGCGATCGCAGCTCACCCCGATCGCTTAGGTATTGGCATTGACGAAGATACTTGTGCAGTATTTGAACGTGATGGTTGGTTACAAGTTATGGGCAAAGGCAGTGTCACCATTGTTGATCCCACTGAAGCCACCCACACCAACGAACCCCATGTTGGTGCTAATGAACCATTAACAGTACATAATTTACGTCTCCATATCCTCAGCTACGGCGATCGCTTCCACTTGTACCAGCGCACTGTATTGCCTGCTGTACACCGGATCTCCAGCTGA
- the trmD gene encoding tRNA (guanosine(37)-N1)-methyltransferase TrmD: MRFDIVTLFPDCFNSVLNSGLLGKALAKQIAEVHLVNPRDFTTDKHRKVDDEPYGGGVGMLMKPEPIFNAVESLPTLPRREIILMSPQGQTINQPLLKELVTNYDQLVVICGHYEGVDERVLHLVTREVSLGDFILTGGEIPAMALINGVVRLIPGTVAKTESLTAESFEEGLLDYPQYTRPANFRGLKVPDILLSGNHAAIARWRYEQQIERTRDRRPDLLEKLKQGAGGREQGEQGEQGEQGRQGENNNF; this comes from the coding sequence GTGCGCTTTGATATAGTTACGCTTTTTCCTGACTGTTTTAACTCTGTTCTCAATTCTGGTCTGCTAGGTAAAGCCTTAGCCAAACAGATTGCCGAAGTGCATCTGGTTAACCCACGGGACTTTACCACTGACAAGCACCGAAAGGTGGATGATGAACCCTACGGCGGCGGCGTAGGGATGCTAATGAAGCCAGAACCCATTTTTAACGCTGTGGAGTCGCTGCCAACTCTACCCCGAAGAGAAATAATTTTGATGAGTCCACAGGGTCAAACAATCAATCAACCTCTTTTAAAAGAATTGGTGACGAATTATGACCAGTTAGTAGTTATTTGCGGGCATTACGAAGGAGTGGATGAGAGGGTGCTACATTTGGTAACTCGTGAAGTATCTTTAGGCGATTTTATTCTGACTGGCGGGGAAATTCCAGCAATGGCTTTGATTAATGGCGTAGTGCGGCTGATCCCAGGAACCGTAGCTAAAACGGAGTCCCTCACCGCAGAAAGTTTTGAGGAAGGGTTATTAGACTATCCCCAATATACTCGTCCTGCCAATTTTCGCGGTTTAAAAGTGCCTGATATCTTGCTCAGTGGCAATCACGCCGCGATCGCCCGGTGGCGTTATGAGCAACAAATTGAAAGAACCCGCGATCGCCGCCCTGATCTTTTGGAGAAATTGAAGCAGGGGGCAGGGGGCAGGGAGCAGGGGGAGCAGGGGGAGCAGGGGGAGCAGGGGAGGCAGGGGGAGAATAATAATTTTTAA
- the ispF gene encoding 2-C-methyl-D-erythritol 2,4-cyclodiphosphate synthase → MTKIRIGNGYDIHQLVSDRALILGGIQIPHELGLLGHSDADVLTHAIMDAMLGALSLGDIGHYFPPSDAKWAGADSLVLLNQVHQLIRDQGWQIGNIDSVVVAERPKLKPHIHNMRDKLAAVLELEPNQIGIKATTNEKLGPVGREEGICAYAVVLLVASE, encoded by the coding sequence ATGACTAAAATTCGTATTGGTAACGGCTACGATATTCATCAACTGGTGAGCGATCGCGCTTTGATTTTAGGTGGAATTCAAATTCCCCATGAATTGGGTTTATTGGGGCACAGTGACGCTGATGTGTTAACACACGCAATTATGGATGCCATGCTTGGGGCATTATCTTTGGGCGATATTGGTCATTATTTTCCGCCTAGCGATGCCAAATGGGCGGGAGCAGATAGTTTAGTACTATTAAATCAAGTACATCAACTGATTCGGGATCAAGGCTGGCAAATCGGAAATATTGACTCAGTGGTAGTAGCAGAACGTCCAAAATTAAAACCGCATATTCACAATATGCGCGACAAACTAGCGGCTGTTTTAGAATTAGAACCAAATCAAATTGGCATCAAAGCTACCACCAACGAAAAATTAGGCCCCGTTGGACGTGAAGAAGGTATATGTGCTTATGCTGTTGTCTTGCTAGTTGCTTCAGAATAA